A genomic stretch from Lathyrus oleraceus cultivar Zhongwan6 chromosome 2, CAAS_Psat_ZW6_1.0, whole genome shotgun sequence includes:
- the LOC127123412 gene encoding glutathione S-transferase T3 — MDPNHFHYQQAFFNYMQNYQNPNPQNSQIPPVPTNPAIFLPSPNNPNMYPIPQMNSNSMEFSTQVPPFSTQVPPFSTQVGTEKEERVVVEKRSREQFTREEDILLIQSCLNVSKDPIVGVDQKAESFWLRIAASYNQYRGQLREKLGGQLKCRWHRINGMVQKFVGCYKISLKG, encoded by the coding sequence ATGGATCCTAATCATTTTCATTATCAACAAGCTTTTTTCAATTACATGCAAAATTATCAAAATCCTAATCCTCAAAATTCTCAAATTCCACCGGTGCCTACAAACCCCGCCATATTTCTTCCGTCACCAAACAATCCAAATATGTATCCTATACCTCAAATGAATTCTAATAGTATGGAATTCTCTACTCAAGTTCCACCATTTTCTACTCAAGTCCCACCATTTTCTACTCAAGTTGGTACTGAAAAAGAAGAAAGGGTTGTCGTTGAAAAAAGATCTCGAGAGCAATTTACAAGGGAAGAGGATATACTACTTATCCAATCATGCCTCAATGTTTCAAAGGATCCAATTGTGGGAGTTGATCAAAAGGCTGAGAGTTTTTGGTTAAGAATTGCTGCTAGTTATAACCAATATCGTGGGCAATTGCGGGAAAAGTTAGGGGGACAGTTAAAATGTCGATGGCATAGAATAAATGGCATGGTTCAAAAATTTGTTGGGTGTTACAAAATTTCTCTTAAAGGATAG
- the LOC127123410 gene encoding uncharacterized protein LOC127123410, translating to MFNDILEGRAPNVQYTINGIPYMEYYLADGIYPEWATFVKTISMPQGEKKKLFAQHQESARKDVERAFGMLQSRFAIIRGPARAWHMDTLKHTIYACIILHNMIVEDERHTYGGNFDYSYDNVDINNSTTEIFSGPHPNLATRLQRRASIQEKQVHRKLQGDLVEYIWERFGHEDDKI from the coding sequence ATGTTTAACGATATTTTGGAAGGACGTGCTCCCAATGTGCAATATACAATCAATGGGATACCATATATGGAGTATTATTTAGCAGATGGTATATATCCCGAGTGGGCTACATTTGTCAAGACTATTTCAATGCCACAGGgagaaaagaaaaaattatttGCTCAACATCAAGAATCGGCTAGAAAAGATGTGGAGCGAGCATTTGGAATGCTTCAATCTCGATTTGCAATTATACGTGGCCCAGCACGTGCCTGGCACATGGACACTCTCAAGCATACCATATATGCCTGCATCATATTGCACAACATGATTGTGGAAGACGAACGACATACATATGGAGGTAATTTTGATTACTCTTATGATAATGTGGATATCAATAACTCAACAACTGAAATATTTAGCGGTCCTCATCCGAATCTTGCAACAAGACTACAAAGAAGAGCAAGTATTCAAGAAAAACAAGTTCATCGTAAACTTCAAGGAGATCTAGTCGAATATATTTGGGAACGTTTTGGACATGAAGATGATAAAATTTAA